From a single Paenibacillus sp. FSL W8-0426 genomic region:
- a CDS encoding response regulator transcription factor has translation MSNAATLQREAAANVYRSMEQEVKGIGAGACGLMFIHCAGQSPPEQQVRTYLERTNEYGFQLWQDGTTQTVGVLLPGLLLDEVHYEGLCIKQHLLETVPGARPQIAVASFKDKDRPSQAVIQQMAESARRVDSADIQIYTPDQMAERAERILIVDNDPTIREFLQLRLKMQGYETYEAVDGLAALELIGKVEPDLVLTELNLYGIDGLPFIHHIQKLEVEHPPKIVVLTEQRVEETISQCFSSGVNDYMTKPFSPVELDARIRRCLH, from the coding sequence ATGTCGAATGCGGCGACATTGCAGCGCGAAGCTGCCGCGAACGTGTACCGAAGCATGGAGCAGGAAGTAAAGGGAATCGGGGCCGGAGCATGCGGCCTCATGTTCATCCATTGTGCAGGGCAATCCCCGCCGGAGCAGCAGGTCCGAACGTATCTGGAGCGAACGAACGAGTATGGCTTCCAGTTATGGCAGGATGGCACAACCCAAACGGTTGGCGTGCTGCTGCCAGGTCTGCTGTTGGATGAGGTCCACTATGAGGGTCTTTGCATCAAACAACATTTGCTGGAAACCGTTCCGGGAGCACGGCCGCAGATCGCGGTAGCCAGCTTCAAGGACAAGGATCGGCCGTCCCAGGCGGTCATCCAGCAAATGGCGGAATCCGCCCGACGGGTCGATTCCGCCGACATCCAGATCTATACGCCGGATCAGATGGCAGAACGGGCGGAGCGTATCCTGATTGTCGATAATGATCCGACGATCCGCGAATTTTTGCAATTGCGGCTGAAGATGCAGGGGTACGAAACCTACGAAGCGGTGGATGGACTCGCAGCGCTCGAACTGATCGGAAAGGTGGAGCCTGACCTGGTGTTAACCGAACTGAACTTGTACGGCATCGATGGTCTCCCGTTTATTCACCACATTCAGAAACTGGAGGTGGAACACCCGCCCAAAATCGTGGTGTTAACCGAGCAAAGAGTGGAGGAAACGATCAGCCAATGCTTCAGCAGCGGCGTGAATGACTATATGACCAAACCGTTCTCCCCGGTGGAACTGGATGCGAGAATCCGGCGGTGCCTGCACTGA
- a CDS encoding glycosyltransferase, which produces MVAIYYVVFVNTLYFSIMALSFRNIWTIFRRSNYSKYNTLSGSQLVPSVSLLVPAYNEELTIIENVNCLMTLNYPTYEVIVVNDGSSDNTLKLLLKEYKLKPISNAQVRGKIPCQTIRGIYHNPEFPGLYVIDKENGGKADSLNAGINLSHYPLISSIDADSLLEKDALIRMARMYMENPEETVAIGGDVRIANGCKIENGAVQDVSLPRKMWPMFQSIEYLKAFLGGRIGWSHINGLIIVSGAFGLFRKDYVIAVGGYRDGYPGEDMNIIIKLHRYMLENKLKYRVAFCPEAVCWTQAPDSYRILSSQRKRWGRGNLKNMLENRGMLFNPKYKVMGLITMPYNVIFEALNPYFRITGLLALVGYVLLDMTQWPILVLFGTLNLVSGYLLSIGALILEEIAFRRYNKLSDLGKMLVFSALKFVGYHQLGVLWRLQGHIQFLQNNNSWGTMTRQSWSEESKDTTEAA; this is translated from the coding sequence ATGGTGGCGATTTATTACGTCGTCTTTGTCAATACGCTTTATTTTTCGATTATGGCCCTGTCATTCCGCAACATCTGGACCATCTTCAGACGATCGAATTATTCGAAGTACAACACATTGTCCGGTTCGCAGCTGGTGCCTTCCGTTTCTCTCCTGGTACCGGCATACAATGAGGAACTCACGATTATCGAAAATGTAAACTGCCTGATGACGCTCAATTATCCGACGTATGAGGTCATCGTGGTCAATGACGGTTCCAGCGACAATACGCTGAAGCTGCTGCTGAAAGAATACAAGCTAAAACCGATATCCAATGCCCAGGTTCGGGGCAAGATTCCTTGCCAGACGATTCGCGGCATTTATCACAACCCCGAGTTCCCGGGACTGTACGTCATCGACAAAGAAAACGGAGGCAAGGCCGATTCGCTGAATGCGGGCATCAACTTGTCGCATTATCCGCTCATTTCTTCTATCGATGCCGACTCCTTGCTCGAAAAGGACGCCCTGATTCGCATGGCGCGCATGTACATGGAGAATCCGGAAGAAACGGTGGCCATCGGAGGCGATGTACGCATCGCCAACGGCTGCAAAATCGAGAACGGGGCCGTGCAGGACGTTTCGCTGCCGCGCAAAATGTGGCCGATGTTCCAGTCCATCGAGTATCTCAAAGCATTTTTGGGAGGCCGGATCGGCTGGAGCCATATCAATGGCCTGATCATTGTCTCGGGAGCCTTCGGCCTGTTCCGCAAGGATTACGTCATTGCCGTCGGCGGATATCGCGACGGGTATCCGGGCGAGGACATGAACATCATTATCAAGCTGCATCGCTACATGCTGGAAAATAAATTGAAATACCGCGTGGCGTTCTGTCCCGAGGCCGTTTGCTGGACCCAAGCGCCGGATTCTTACCGTATCCTGTCCAGCCAGCGCAAGCGCTGGGGACGCGGAAACCTTAAAAACATGCTGGAAAACCGCGGCATGCTGTTCAATCCGAAGTACAAGGTGATGGGACTCATCACGATGCCGTATAACGTCATTTTTGAAGCGCTGAACCCCTACTTCCGGATTACCGGTTTGCTGGCACTGGTTGGATATGTGCTGCTGGACATGACACAGTGGCCGATCCTCGTATTGTTCGGCACGCTCAACCTGGTGAGCGGTTATCTGCTGAGCATCGGGGCGCTCATTCTGGAGGAGATCGCATTCAGACGTTACAACAAGCTGTCCGATCTGGGCAAGATGCTTGTATTCTCGGCCTTGAAATTCGTCGGTTACCATCAGCTCGGCGTGTTGTGGAGATTGCAGGGGCACATCCAGTTTTTGCAAAACAACAACTCCTGGGGCACGATGACGCGTCAGAGCTGGTCCGAAGAAAGCAAGGACACAACCGAAGCGGCTTGA
- a CDS encoding HEAT repeat domain-containing protein, with protein MFSNLALAYLFLYICAALVVIGVILLFAMKISHNGKERKAQYYEQKQRDYFAYLQAALAEQRPLRLPPGKLAPLERRVIQNRLIEWIDQFKGEYRDKLIALCREAGMVEQDLKELGRLRYGRQIDAAYRLGGMRCPEAVPGLMELLRDEKPGPMAIMIARSIARCSARQGELKEMLELLLTKGKSIHHLAADILLETRLDPSKLLIELLESDKPDFVKVGLVAMWGQAVPEVMPALGKLVGAEHQDVRAEAVKLYLSASPTLSDETILRLMQDESPEVRAEVAQALGSKHAAGSIPLLRKALRDEDWGVRHNSAESLGKLGEPGFEALCQAAMHGTGAEREIAKQHVESIMQHPGPGDRGVEQMIAHNQKRLLYERYFGPMKAGRTNKKRAGVAALGGDYTA; from the coding sequence ATGTTTTCGAATTTGGCTTTGGCCTACCTGTTTCTATACATTTGTGCGGCGCTTGTCGTGATCGGGGTCATTCTGCTGTTTGCGATGAAAATATCCCATAACGGCAAAGAGCGCAAGGCGCAGTACTATGAGCAAAAGCAGCGCGACTACTTCGCGTATTTGCAGGCAGCGCTGGCGGAACAACGTCCGCTGCGTTTGCCGCCAGGCAAACTGGCTCCGCTCGAAAGGCGGGTGATTCAAAACAGGCTCATCGAATGGATCGACCAGTTTAAAGGCGAGTACCGCGACAAGCTGATTGCATTGTGCCGGGAAGCCGGCATGGTGGAACAGGATTTGAAGGAGCTCGGCAGGCTGCGTTACGGACGCCAGATCGATGCGGCATACCGCCTGGGAGGCATGCGCTGTCCCGAGGCGGTGCCGGGTCTGATGGAACTGCTCCGGGACGAGAAGCCGGGACCGATGGCGATTATGATCGCCCGCTCGATCGCAAGATGTTCCGCACGCCAGGGTGAACTGAAGGAGATGCTGGAGCTGCTGCTGACCAAGGGCAAATCGATTCACCACCTGGCGGCGGATATCTTGCTGGAAACCCGTCTGGACCCCAGCAAACTGTTGATCGAGCTGCTTGAATCGGACAAGCCGGATTTTGTGAAGGTAGGCCTTGTCGCCATGTGGGGACAGGCAGTACCGGAAGTGATGCCTGCGCTAGGCAAGCTGGTCGGTGCGGAGCATCAGGACGTGCGTGCCGAAGCGGTGAAGCTGTATCTCAGCGCAAGTCCGACGTTAAGCGATGAAACCATTCTCCGGCTGATGCAGGACGAGAGCCCGGAAGTGCGCGCCGAAGTGGCGCAGGCGCTTGGTTCCAAGCATGCCGCGGGCAGCATTCCATTGCTGCGCAAGGCGCTGCGCGACGAAGACTGGGGTGTGCGTCATAACAGCGCGGAGAGCCTCGGCAAGTTGGGCGAACCGGGATTCGAGGCGCTGTGCCAGGCGGCCATGCATGGAACGGGAGCCGAACGCGAGATTGCCAAACAGCACGTCGAGAGCATCATGCAGCATCCCGGACCCGGCGATCGCGGCGTGGAGCAGATGATTGCACATAACCAAAAACGACTGTTGTACGAGCGGTATTTTGGTCCCATGAAAGCCGGCAGGACAAACAAGAAACGCGCAGGCGTAGCCGCGTTAGGAGGGGATTACACTGCTTAG
- a CDS encoding DNA polymerase IV, with the protein MERQKGPVIMLADCQSFYASVEKSAHPEYKDRPLVVAGDPARRSGIILAACPLAKSYGITTAERLGEALAKCPDVVVIRPRMAEYIRVSLHITNILQSYTDLVEPYSIDEQFLDVTGSLDLFGDPETIARSIQARVMDETGVRIRIGISDTKVVSKMACDLFAKKMPGGICTLPRKDMPALLWPKPVRDMFMVGSRMAKHLYNMGIHTIGDLAQTPLPRLRERWGVNGEVLWRIARGIDDSPVRPGTYAHQQQGIGHQMTLPRDYDTWADIKVVLLELAELVCRRARDKALMGQVVSVGCRGHDFDRPTGFSRQMKVGEPTNITDEVYDAAAALFLRHWDGLPIRRIGVSLTGLMSDAEVQLSWFDGRDRKRELERATDGIKRKFGDTAIMRASSLNASGQAQDRAHKIGGHYK; encoded by the coding sequence ATGGAACGCCAAAAGGGGCCTGTCATTATGCTGGCCGACTGCCAGTCATTTTATGCCAGCGTGGAGAAATCGGCACATCCCGAATATAAGGACCGTCCCCTGGTGGTAGCGGGTGACCCCGCCCGCCGTTCGGGCATCATTCTGGCAGCTTGCCCTCTCGCCAAGTCGTACGGCATTACGACGGCCGAACGGCTGGGCGAAGCCTTGGCCAAGTGTCCGGACGTCGTCGTCATCCGCCCGCGGATGGCCGAATACATTCGGGTGTCGCTGCACATTACGAACATTCTGCAGTCCTATACCGACCTGGTCGAGCCCTACAGCATTGATGAACAGTTTCTGGATGTCACCGGAAGTCTGGACTTGTTCGGCGACCCGGAAACGATTGCCCGCAGCATTCAGGCACGGGTCATGGATGAGACGGGCGTACGGATTCGCATCGGCATCAGCGATACCAAGGTCGTGAGCAAGATGGCCTGCGACCTTTTCGCCAAAAAAATGCCTGGCGGCATCTGCACCCTGCCCCGGAAGGATATGCCGGCACTGTTATGGCCTAAACCCGTCCGGGACATGTTCATGGTTGGCTCCCGAATGGCAAAGCATCTGTACAACATGGGCATTCATACGATTGGCGACCTCGCGCAGACCCCTTTGCCCCGGCTGAGGGAACGCTGGGGAGTGAACGGCGAGGTGCTCTGGCGCATTGCCCGCGGCATCGACGATTCGCCCGTAAGGCCAGGAACCTATGCCCATCAGCAGCAAGGGATCGGCCACCAAATGACGCTGCCCCGGGACTACGATACTTGGGCGGATATTAAGGTCGTGCTGCTGGAATTAGCCGAACTGGTATGCAGGCGTGCCCGGGACAAAGCGCTCATGGGGCAGGTTGTGTCGGTCGGCTGCCGGGGGCATGATTTCGATCGGCCCACCGGTTTCTCCCGCCAAATGAAGGTGGGGGAGCCCACCAACATCACGGACGAAGTCTATGATGCTGCGGCCGCACTCTTCTTGCGCCACTGGGACGGTCTGCCCATCCGCCGCATCGGCGTATCCTTGACAGGTCTTATGTCGGATGCCGAAGTACAGCTCTCCTGGTTCGATGGACGGGATCGCAAGCGGGAACTGGAACGGGCCACGGACGGCATCAAACGCAAATTCGGGGACACCGCCATCATGCGTGCTTCCTCGCTGAATGCATCCGGGCAGGCTCAGGATCGTGCCCACAAAATCGGAGGTCATTACAAATGA
- a CDS encoding YolD-like family protein, which translates to MSKKLQHNGLFESSRMMLPEHREAYILHQERLAPRSRPSLDMQAAEEMSRLLSSSMVLGDRITITLFHEYDDVRVTGQVVRLDRPARTLRMQTEDGMRDVQMNLITDVALAD; encoded by the coding sequence ATGAGCAAAAAATTACAGCATAACGGGTTATTCGAATCTTCGCGCATGATGCTTCCCGAACATCGGGAGGCCTATATTTTGCATCAGGAGCGCCTCGCTCCCCGCAGCCGTCCTTCCCTCGATATGCAGGCGGCCGAGGAAATGTCGCGTTTGCTTAGCAGTTCCATGGTGCTGGGAGACCGAATCACGATCACCTTGTTCCACGAATACGACGATGTGCGCGTGACCGGTCAGGTCGTTCGTTTGGACCGTCCTGCACGTACGCTCCGCATGCAGACGGAAGACGGGATGCGTGATGTGCAGATGAATCTCATTACGGATGTTGCTCTGGCGGACTAG
- the glsA gene encoding glutaminase A: MEVSNTTMERLNLLLPEWLETSRLHTGQGKVASYIPELAKASPDGLGIHIMDAEGRSVSAGDCGVTFTMQSISKVFTLILALMDHGEEAVFFNVGMEPTGDDYNSMIKLELVEPGIPFNPLINAGAITVSSLVAGDCKTEKSQRILDFFRKLAHNDRLGYDEAVFQSESETGHLNRSLAYFLKHNGVLKDDVEDVLAVYFRHCSIEVTCTDLARMALVLAYDGTDPISGEELIPRRYVQIAKTFMTTCGMYNASGEFAIQVGLPAKSGVSGGILTLVPGQFGIGLVGPALNRKGNSIAGVHLLERLSKEFQWSMF; encoded by the coding sequence ATGGAAGTGAGCAACACAACGATGGAACGCTTGAATCTGCTCTTGCCGGAATGGTTGGAGACCAGCCGCTTGCATACAGGACAAGGGAAAGTCGCCTCGTATATCCCCGAGTTGGCCAAGGCTTCGCCTGACGGTCTGGGCATTCATATCATGGACGCCGAGGGCCGGAGCGTGTCGGCAGGAGATTGCGGCGTGACGTTTACGATGCAGAGCATTTCCAAAGTGTTTACCTTGATTCTGGCCTTGATGGACCATGGAGAAGAGGCCGTCTTTTTCAATGTGGGCATGGAACCTACCGGAGATGACTACAATTCGATGATCAAGCTGGAGCTGGTCGAACCCGGCATTCCGTTTAATCCGCTGATTAACGCCGGTGCCATTACCGTGTCTTCTCTCGTCGCCGGGGATTGCAAAACGGAAAAATCGCAGCGCATTTTGGATTTTTTTCGGAAATTGGCGCATAACGACCGGTTGGGCTACGACGAAGCCGTATTTCAATCCGAGTCGGAAACCGGACATCTGAACCGGTCGCTCGCCTACTTCCTGAAGCATAACGGCGTGCTTAAGGACGATGTGGAAGATGTGCTGGCCGTGTATTTCCGCCACTGCTCGATTGAGGTAACCTGTACGGATTTGGCCCGCATGGCGCTGGTGCTTGCTTATGACGGAACCGATCCCATTAGCGGGGAAGAACTGATTCCGCGCCGTTATGTGCAAATTGCCAAAACGTTCATGACCACCTGCGGCATGTACAACGCGTCCGGCGAATTTGCGATTCAGGTCGGATTGCCGGCCAAAAGCGGGGTGTCCGGAGGCATTCTGACCCTGGTTCCGGGGCAATTCGGCATCGGCCTGGTAGGTCCTGCACTGAACCGGAAGGGCAACAGCATCGCGGGCGTACATTTGTTGGAACGTTTGTCGAAGGAATTTCAGTGGAGCATGTTCTGA
- a CDS encoding GNAT family N-acetyltransferase — MKFVKYAASHFDDYYALVSNMEVMKQITECTTPEPEARTQFAQMLDYNAGHIGGYYRVMDTAGVAVGYAKLIPDATDPARAELGYMILPEHWGKGYGTKIAARLIEQATLEYRQIGVLYAIIDPSNAASRRILTKQQFASVWVGDYDGLPGEILELDLTRQR; from the coding sequence ATGAAGTTCGTCAAATATGCCGCATCCCATTTCGATGACTATTACGCGCTTGTCTCCAATATGGAAGTCATGAAACAGATCACGGAGTGCACGACGCCCGAACCCGAAGCCCGAACGCAGTTCGCGCAGATGCTTGATTATAATGCCGGGCATATTGGCGGATATTATCGGGTAATGGATACTGCCGGAGTCGCTGTTGGTTATGCGAAACTGATTCCGGATGCAACCGATCCGGCACGGGCCGAGTTGGGTTACATGATTTTGCCGGAGCACTGGGGAAAAGGGTATGGCACCAAAATTGCTGCACGCCTGATTGAACAGGCTACCTTAGAATATAGGCAAATTGGCGTATTATACGCCATTATTGATCCTTCGAATGCAGCTTCGCGCCGTATTTTGACGAAACAGCAGTTTGCTTCAGTGTGGGTGGGCGATTACGACGGTCTCCCGGGTGAAATATTGGAATTGGATTTGACACGTCAAAGATAG
- a CDS encoding OFA family MFS transporter: MNAAISSGAKSDTTTINVNRWLIVLGTIIVQMGLGTIYTWSLFNQPLADRFGWDVSSVAITFSITSFALAFATLFAGRLQERMGLRRLIRIAGVVLGLGLMLSSQASSLTLLYILAGFVVGFADGTAYITSLSNLIKWFPERKGLISGISVGAFGTGSLLFKYVNSALIGSVGPAQAFMYWGIIVLVLIVAGSFLIREAVMREQGSADTAQGTAQVNARHQYTVKEMLRTKEAYMLFVIFFTACMSGLYLIGIVKDIGVQLAGLDVATAANAVAMVAIFNTAGRIILGALSDKVGRMKVIAGALLVTAIAVMTLSLVPLNFGIFFACVAAVAFCFGGNITVFPAIVADYFGLKNQSKNYGVIYQGFGFGALAGSFISAMLGGFHLTFIVIAVLCAISLLLALIVMPPGQSRRMRQRERKMSFNPSSRAS; the protein is encoded by the coding sequence ATGAATGCGGCAATTTCATCCGGAGCTAAATCCGACACTACAACAATCAACGTGAACCGGTGGCTCATCGTGCTTGGCACCATCATTGTACAGATGGGACTGGGAACCATATACACTTGGAGTTTATTCAACCAACCGCTGGCCGATCGCTTCGGCTGGGATGTCAGCTCGGTTGCGATTACGTTTTCGATCACCAGTTTTGCGTTGGCATTCGCAACCTTGTTTGCCGGCAGACTGCAGGAACGAATGGGATTGAGACGACTTATCCGCATCGCCGGGGTAGTGCTTGGGCTGGGACTTATGCTTAGCTCGCAAGCCAGCTCGTTGACGCTGCTTTATATTTTGGCCGGTTTCGTGGTCGGTTTCGCCGACGGTACGGCCTACATTACGTCGCTGTCCAATCTGATCAAATGGTTTCCCGAGCGCAAAGGACTCATTTCGGGAATCTCGGTGGGTGCTTTCGGCACGGGAAGTTTGCTCTTCAAATACGTGAACTCGGCGCTGATCGGTTCGGTTGGTCCCGCGCAGGCATTCATGTATTGGGGAATCATCGTTTTGGTGCTGATCGTGGCAGGTTCGTTCCTGATTCGGGAAGCCGTTATGCGTGAGCAGGGTTCTGCCGATACGGCCCAAGGAACGGCACAGGTGAATGCGCGCCATCAATATACGGTGAAAGAAATGCTGCGTACGAAAGAAGCGTACATGTTGTTCGTCATCTTTTTCACGGCTTGCATGAGCGGCCTGTACCTGATCGGCATCGTCAAAGACATTGGCGTACAATTGGCCGGGCTGGACGTGGCTACTGCGGCGAATGCGGTCGCGATGGTCGCGATTTTTAATACCGCTGGACGCATTATTTTGGGGGCGCTTTCGGACAAAGTGGGGCGCATGAAAGTCATTGCCGGTGCTTTGCTCGTGACGGCCATCGCCGTTATGACGTTAAGCCTGGTTCCATTGAACTTTGGCATCTTCTTTGCCTGCGTGGCAGCCGTGGCCTTCTGTTTCGGCGGAAACATCACCGTCTTCCCAGCCATTGTGGCCGATTACTTCGGGCTGAAGAATCAAAGCAAAAACTACGGCGTCATCTACCAGGGGTTTGGTTTTGGCGCACTGGCCGGGTCGTTCATTAGCGCCATGCTGGGCGGATTTCATCTGACGTTTATCGTCATTGCCGTACTTTGCGCCATCTCGCTGCTGCTTGCGCTGATCGTTATGCCCCCGGGTCAAAGCCGCCGTATGAGACAGCGCGAACGGAAAATGAGCTTTAATCCTTCTTCCCGGGCGAGTTGA
- a CDS encoding LytTR family DNA-binding domain-containing protein, with amino-acid sequence MRALIVEDEIPASEELNYLIRAHSAIEVVDCLEDGLDVLKFLQEQEVDVIFLDINIPSLDGMMLAHHIGMFARKPYIVFTTAYKEHAAEAFELEAFDYILKPYDEKRIAAMLKKLEAAFRRDHAEPGEGTKTSETMESGYAQIASQTASNVHAVPMKAVEGQPNMEHPGIGGHVGEGGTSSGEKHAGTGTHSAAVQGTSVTSGKINLLRNDNIIVTDPADIYYAEAQEKVTKVYAKSGEYTMPVSISDFHARLPQEMFFRCHRSYLVNLSQIREIVPWFNNTYLLRLRDLEAEVPVSRGKVKEFRQLMRI; translated from the coding sequence ATGAGAGCACTCATTGTTGAAGATGAAATCCCCGCTAGCGAGGAACTGAATTACCTGATACGCGCGCATAGCGCTATTGAAGTGGTGGACTGCCTGGAGGATGGGCTGGATGTGCTGAAATTTTTGCAGGAGCAGGAAGTGGATGTCATTTTCCTTGATATCAACATTCCGTCCCTGGATGGCATGATGTTGGCCCACCACATCGGCATGTTTGCCCGAAAGCCCTACATCGTATTTACCACGGCATATAAGGAGCATGCGGCAGAAGCCTTTGAGCTGGAGGCCTTTGATTATATTCTGAAACCGTATGATGAGAAGCGGATTGCTGCCATGTTGAAGAAATTAGAGGCTGCTTTTCGACGGGACCATGCAGAACCAGGCGAGGGTACAAAAACCTCGGAAACCATGGAATCCGGATATGCACAAATCGCGAGTCAAACGGCCTCGAATGTACATGCTGTCCCAATGAAGGCTGTTGAAGGACAGCCAAACATGGAGCACCCTGGCATCGGCGGACATGTGGGGGAAGGGGGAACGAGTTCCGGAGAAAAGCATGCTGGAACTGGAACGCATTCCGCTGCTGTACAAGGCACGAGCGTAACAAGCGGCAAAATCAATTTGCTGCGCAATGACAACATCATCGTCACGGATCCGGCGGACATTTATTATGCGGAAGCGCAAGAGAAGGTCACGAAGGTGTATGCCAAAAGCGGGGAGTACACGATGCCTGTCAGCATTTCGGATTTTCACGCACGTTTGCCTCAGGAAATGTTCTTCCGGTGCCATCGCTCGTATTTGGTCAATCTGTCCCAGATTCGCGAAATCGTGCCCTGGTTCAACAATACGTACCTGCTTCGCTTGCGGGATCTGGAGGCCGAAGTTCCGGTCAGCCGCGGAAAGGTCAAAGAATTCAGGCAGCTCATGCGTATTTGA
- a CDS encoding sensor histidine kinase, giving the protein MLLGLFERAALLIIFLFFLSRVPRFRQILQKDKLRWQEVTVVTLLFCAFAIFGTYTGINVEGSLVNVRIIAIMSGGILFGAPVGIITGLVSGVHRYLIDMNGVTAIPCLITSILAGLVSGSIHKYTPKSKRWLVGIAAGMICEALTMLLILLYSYPDPVGADIVSKIALPMILGEINIGLIVLLVQSVEGEKEMIAARQAKLALEIANKTLPYFRSIDEDSLRTICRIIRDDIQADAVAITDTRNVLAYVGFGEERYHIGNEIISEMTKRTIASGEITISNDVTDEKTPDIHSLLIIPLKERGEVTGALKLYYRKAYKITYPLQTMAVGLSQIISTQMEVSRVEEMKAAANKAELRALQTTIHPHFLFNALNAIGSSIRTNPDRARELIVNLSGYMRYNLELSDELIDIHKELEQVRNYVEIEKARFGSRLRVIYDIDEVAVHIPSLVIQPLVENAIIHGILKTKGPGTVCIQVREQPDAVRISVSDTGAGISEDIIDKVYHDRMPGNQIGLYNVHRRVKLMYGQGLTIRRLEQGTEIRFDVPKR; this is encoded by the coding sequence ATGCTGCTTGGGTTGTTCGAGCGGGCGGCGCTGCTGATCATTTTTTTGTTCTTTCTGTCGCGGGTGCCGCGGTTCAGGCAAATTTTGCAGAAGGACAAGCTGCGGTGGCAGGAAGTGACGGTGGTTACTCTTCTGTTTTGCGCATTTGCCATCTTTGGTACGTATACGGGCATCAATGTGGAAGGTTCGCTTGTGAATGTTCGCATTATCGCGATCATGTCTGGAGGGATATTGTTCGGCGCGCCAGTAGGGATTATTACAGGACTTGTATCTGGCGTGCATCGTTATCTGATCGACATGAATGGCGTGACAGCCATTCCATGCTTGATTACGAGCATCCTCGCTGGATTGGTGTCGGGCTCTATTCATAAATACACACCCAAGTCCAAACGCTGGCTGGTCGGCATTGCGGCCGGCATGATTTGTGAAGCGCTGACGATGCTGCTTATTTTGTTATATTCCTATCCGGATCCTGTGGGGGCTGATATCGTATCGAAGATTGCGCTGCCGATGATTCTGGGTGAAATCAACATCGGATTGATCGTGCTGCTGGTGCAGAGCGTGGAAGGGGAAAAAGAAATGATCGCAGCCCGCCAGGCCAAGCTGGCACTGGAGATCGCCAACAAAACGCTGCCCTATTTCCGTTCCATCGACGAAGATTCGCTGCGCACGATCTGCCGCATCATTCGGGACGACATTCAGGCAGATGCCGTAGCCATTACGGATACGAGGAATGTGCTTGCTTATGTCGGATTTGGCGAGGAACGGTACCATATCGGCAACGAAATCATCAGCGAGATGACGAAACGCACGATTGCGAGCGGCGAGATTACGATCAGCAATGATGTCACCGACGAGAAAACGCCGGACATCCATTCGCTGCTCATCATACCGCTGAAGGAGCGCGGGGAAGTGACGGGGGCGCTCAAGCTCTATTACCGCAAAGCGTACAAAATCACATACCCGCTGCAAACGATGGCGGTAGGTTTGTCCCAGATCATCTCCACCCAGATGGAGGTATCCCGGGTCGAAGAGATGAAGGCTGCCGCGAACAAAGCGGAGCTGCGCGCGCTCCAGACGACGATCCATCCGCATTTCCTGTTCAATGCGCTCAATGCGATCGGTTCCTCGATTCGAACGAACCCGGATCGGGCCCGCGAGTTGATCGTTAATCTTTCCGGTTACATGCGATACAATTTGGAGTTATCGGATGAACTGATCGACATTCACAAGGAGCTGGAACAGGTCCGGAACTATGTGGAGATCGAAAAGGCACGTTTTGGCAGCAGGCTGCGGGTGATCTACGATATTGACGAGGTGGCCGTGCACATTCCAAGCTTGGTCATCCAGCCATTGGTCGAAAACGCGATCATTCACGGCATACTCAAAACGAAAGGTCCTGGGACGGTATGCATTCAGGTGCGGGAACAGCCGGACGCGGTGCGGATCAGCGTTAGCGATACGGGCGCAGGCATCAGCGAGGATATTATCGACAAGGTGTACCATGACCGTATGCCTGGCAATCAGATCGGGTTATACAACGTGCACCGGCGCGTGAAACTGATGTATGGACAAGGGCTGACGATCCGGCGGCTTGAGCAAGGGACGGAAATTCGTTTTGACGTACCGAAAAGATAA
- a CDS encoding stage VI sporulation protein F, producing the protein MGYQQYGISPQLVERVKLKMKNPAIKERVKKLIEGVTKTDLQDRAKVRRLIKSSALIMNEHFSPAQEEQFVNFVIAQKIDPNNTFHLIKLWGMFR; encoded by the coding sequence TTGGGTTATCAACAATATGGAATCAGTCCGCAGCTGGTGGAGCGGGTCAAATTGAAAATGAAAAATCCTGCCATCAAAGAGCGGGTCAAAAAGCTGATTGAAGGTGTGACCAAGACGGATCTCCAGGACCGGGCGAAGGTGCGCAGGCTGATCAAGTCGTCGGCGCTCATCATGAACGAGCATTTTTCGCCTGCGCAAGAGGAGCAGTTCGTCAATTTCGTCATTGCTCAGAAGATCGATCCGAACAATACGTTTCATTTGATTAAGCTGTGGGGCATGTTTAGGTGA